GATCTTTATTCTCAACAGTACCGCCACATGGCAACAGGCTTAGCAAAAAAATAATGGAATAAGCTAGCCTTAGTTGAATTGATATCGGAAAGCTTCCTTAGACTATGAATCGGATCACAACTTTGTGAACTCGACCCGTCTGTTGTTCGCCTTGCCAGTCGGCGTATCGTTTGAATCCGATGGCTCGTTTTCTCCTTTTCCATCGGTCAACATTCTTGACGGATCGATTTTAAACTCTCCCGACAACATGCTTTTCACAGCTGCCGCTCTTTTCTGAGATAAAATAAGATTGGCCTGATTTTCTCCATCGCTGTCGGTATGCCCCACAATCTTAATCTTAACTGTCGGATTTTCAGCCAAAACGCCTGCAATATCTTTCAGCACTCCATACGACGACGGTTGAATAACATCGGAATTTGTGTTGAATAAAATCCCTCGGGTTATCAACTTTCCAGCAGTAATTAATTTGCTCCTGGTATCTGCTGACCCAATGGCATAGCGAATGTCAGAAACCATAAACTCATCCCTGTTCTCATTTTCGGAGAAGTTGAGATATTTGCCCCCGAATTTAAAAACATTATATTTTAGTTTTGAATCGAAAGCCTGTGGGATGTCGACAATTTTATTTTGATTGGCGTAAATCCTAAGCCTACTTTTTTGTCGCCAGATCGAAATCCTCACTCTAACCGGCTCTAAATGTTCGACGTCCTCGGAGGCAAAATCTTTTACCGAAAAGCCTTCATTCTTATTGACAACTTCCCCATTTTCAACCACATAAAAGCTGGTAGAAGTGTTGCTGGCTAACCACTTGAACTGAAAGTAATTACTGGTGTACTCTTCGGACAAATCTTTTTTAGGACTTGCGGAAGACGCGATCTGGAACTGATATTCTAAAATGTTCGAGCTTCGGTAGCGGGTAAACACGTCAAATTCAATTGTAAAATTTTCCGGCATATCTTTGATAAATTCTGGCTGAAAAAAGCCATCCTTGCTCATAAACAACCATTTGACAGGGCTATCACCCAGCGTTATCACTTCAGCCGATGAATTAGTATTCCACCCCACGGGGAAATCACCAATATTGGTATTCGAGAAATCTTCTGCCGCGATCACCTTCTCACCTGGAACAAAATCAAACTTTGAGTAGTAGGAAAGTGCAGATGCAGCCGTTTTCGATGCAGCGGTTTCCTTCCCTGCTCCTGAATCAGTTTGTTTTGGGGTATCTTCCTTACTTTCCGACACCTCCTCCTGTCCCTGCTTTTC
The genomic region above belongs to Dyadobacter pollutisoli and contains:
- a CDS encoding OmpA family protein codes for the protein MNKTQIFLALCLVAGPANAQIIDPKRTAERKATDRANNRIDQSIDKGFDKVEEGIGSLFKKKNKKEKQGQEEVSESKEDTPKQTDSGAGKETAASKTAASALSYYSKFDFVPGEKVIAAEDFSNTNIGDFPVGWNTNSSAEVITLGDSPVKWLFMSKDGFFQPEFIKDMPENFTIEFDVFTRYRSSNILEYQFQIASSASPKKDLSEEYTSNYFQFKWLASNTSTSFYVVENGEVVNKNEGFSVKDFASEDVEHLEPVRVRISIWRQKSRLRIYANQNKIVDIPQAFDSKLKYNVFKFGGKYLNFSENENRDEFMVSDIRYAIGSADTRSKLITAGKLITRGILFNTNSDVIQPSSYGVLKDIAGVLAENPTVKIKIVGHTDSDGENQANLILSQKRAAAVKSMLSGEFKIDPSRMLTDGKGENEPSDSNDTPTGKANNRRVEFTKL